In one Pseudodesulfovibrio tunisiensis genomic region, the following are encoded:
- a CDS encoding protein-disulfide reductase DsbD family protein, which produces MTRKNALLISFPILFLLATTLGAVTPSTAGDLPLHTRFSVFSLPEDQAQRLENKAERLLTLTLKMDQGWYTYAHNPGGMGKPTRLAVSDATSGKAIGTLYPEGKSKIDPFNTTQTINTYESGTRLFIPLPSGVEFVTATLDLLLCSATTCLPASVDLVWNGSKNASPLLKASDQPWWEKYRQIAATTPLEATRASSPEIPSTSENAQWNFEPRYLVPGLEVSDLITAILLGLIAGLILNVMPCVLPVVSLKLSAILSASSEQDEKERQRLFREHNIFFALGVLCFFSVLALTLGLTGQAWGAFFQNRWLVLAVAGIILALSASLFGLFHLPVIDLKFGSKATSPRSQAFFTGMLTTLLATPCSGPFLGGVLSWALLQQPFVVTVVFLAIGAGMASPYLLMTIFPGLSRFLPRPGPWIEFVEKGIAFFLLATGFYLVSLALGSRTLLFLVPTWGIACAIWLWKRSMAARTARNVWKLRLTGACLAGLCLAWTFAPADQSQPWDPFDTKAFNQQLGSEVLFVDFTADWCPTCKLLEATVLTPDNVRHWKRQYDIRFIKADLTERNPDAEALLKALGGSSIPMAAVFGTGPAADRPLVLRDLFTKTQLENALESWDKPGK; this is translated from the coding sequence ATGACCCGAAAAAACGCCCTACTCATTAGTTTTCCAATCCTTTTTCTACTCGCAACCACGCTTGGCGCAGTCACGCCCTCCACAGCAGGAGACCTGCCCCTGCACACGCGATTTTCGGTATTCTCCCTGCCCGAGGATCAAGCACAGCGACTGGAGAACAAAGCGGAAAGACTTCTCACCCTGACGCTGAAAATGGATCAGGGCTGGTATACCTATGCCCACAATCCCGGCGGCATGGGAAAACCCACACGGCTTGCCGTTTCCGACGCAACCTCGGGCAAGGCAATCGGCACGCTCTATCCCGAGGGCAAAAGCAAGATCGACCCGTTCAACACGACCCAGACCATCAACACCTATGAATCCGGTACACGGCTTTTCATTCCCCTGCCCAGCGGCGTTGAATTCGTAACCGCAACGCTGGACCTGCTGCTCTGCTCCGCAACCACCTGCCTCCCGGCCAGCGTCGACCTTGTCTGGAATGGTTCGAAAAACGCTTCCCCCTTGCTCAAGGCAAGTGACCAGCCATGGTGGGAAAAATATCGACAGATAGCCGCAACAACACCGCTGGAAGCAACAAGAGCCTCCTCTCCCGAAATCCCCTCGACAAGCGAAAATGCCCAGTGGAATTTCGAACCGCGCTATCTTGTCCCGGGACTGGAAGTCAGCGACCTGATCACCGCCATTCTTCTCGGTCTGATCGCAGGGCTGATTCTCAACGTCATGCCCTGCGTGCTTCCCGTAGTCAGCCTCAAACTGTCCGCCATTCTGTCGGCTTCGTCCGAACAGGACGAAAAGGAACGGCAACGCCTTTTCCGCGAACACAACATTTTCTTTGCGCTGGGGGTACTCTGTTTCTTTTCCGTTCTTGCGCTGACGCTGGGCCTGACTGGACAGGCATGGGGAGCCTTTTTCCAGAACCGCTGGCTCGTGCTGGCCGTGGCAGGCATCATACTTGCCCTGAGCGCCAGCCTGTTCGGCCTGTTCCATCTGCCCGTCATCGACCTCAAGTTCGGTTCCAAGGCGACTTCGCCCCGATCACAGGCCTTTTTCACGGGCATGCTCACCACGCTGCTGGCCACGCCGTGCAGCGGTCCGTTTCTCGGCGGCGTCCTGAGCTGGGCCCTGCTGCAGCAGCCGTTCGTGGTCACGGTGGTCTTTCTCGCCATTGGCGCGGGCATGGCCTCGCCGTACCTGCTGATGACGATATTTCCCGGCCTTTCCCGCTTCCTGCCACGGCCCGGACCATGGATCGAATTCGTGGAAAAGGGGATCGCGTTCTTTCTGCTGGCCACGGGCTTCTATCTTGTTTCCCTTGCCCTCGGCAGCCGGACCCTGCTTTTTCTGGTGCCAACATGGGGCATTGCCTGCGCGATCTGGCTCTGGAAACGTTCCATGGCGGCGCGCACGGCACGCAATGTCTGGAAACTTCGACTGACAGGCGCATGCCTTGCCGGACTTTGTCTGGCATGGACCTTTGCCCCTGCCGACCAATCGCAGCCGTGGGACCCCTTCGACACGAAAGCATTCAACCAGCAACTGGGCAGTGAAGTCCTGTTCGTGGATTTCACGGCAGACTGGTGCCCCACCTGCAAGCTGCTGGAAGCCACGGTCCTGACGCCGGACAACGTGCGTCACTGGAAACGGCAATATGACATCCGCTTCATCAAGGCGGACCTGACCGAACGCAATCCGGATGCCGAAGCCCTGCTCAAGGCCCTTGGCGGCTCCAGCATCCCCATGGCCGCAGTGTTTGGCACCGGCCCTGCTGCGGACCGCCCCCTTGTGCTGCGCGACCTGTTTACGAAAACGCAGCTTGAAAACGCCCTTGAATCATGGGACAAGCCCGGGAAATAA
- a CDS encoding MBL fold metallo-hydrolase has protein sequence MFFKQIVTPGLGCFSYVIGCPGAREMVVVDPKRDVQDYLDISRDQGMRISHVIDTHVHADHVSGNQELASRVGCDIMMYATSPVEFPFTKLSEGDTLEIGNARLEVLHTPGHTPDALSLLVTDKSRGDEPWMILTGDVLFVGDIGRPDLVGEAKLDEQIDNLYNSLYGKLAKYPDYLEVFPAHGMGSLCGKGMSSKPSSTLGFERRHNPMLGFPDRKAFHHAMSQDFPARPKSFTHIIGTNAHGAPLLERCPLDRAMEPAQFESRILDGAVVVDVRDAAAFSGFHIPGSLNIGFEPSLANWVGMVVDPKSDLLLVVDSKEDYDRMTTELHRIGYDNIHGYLTGGIMAWVYSGRPVDRLSQITAQLFKGMMDDGEAKSIVDVRTPAEVQGGGIPGAVHIPLADILEGKHDLPEDGSHVLYCATGYRSNIAASYLQRHGFWNVQALAGGFLAWSRAGYPTK, from the coding sequence ATGTTCTTCAAGCAGATAGTCACGCCCGGACTGGGCTGTTTTTCCTATGTCATAGGCTGCCCGGGTGCCCGGGAAATGGTCGTGGTGGACCCCAAACGCGATGTGCAGGACTACCTTGATATTTCCCGGGACCAGGGCATGCGGATTTCCCATGTCATCGATACCCACGTGCATGCCGACCATGTGAGCGGCAATCAGGAACTTGCCTCGCGCGTCGGGTGCGATATCATGATGTATGCCACCTCGCCCGTGGAATTTCCCTTCACCAAACTGAGCGAAGGAGACACGCTGGAAATCGGCAACGCGCGGCTGGAGGTTCTGCACACGCCGGGACATACCCCGGACGCACTGTCTCTGCTGGTGACGGACAAATCCCGGGGCGACGAACCGTGGATGATCCTGACCGGTGACGTGCTTTTCGTGGGGGACATCGGCAGGCCGGACCTCGTGGGCGAGGCCAAGCTGGATGAACAGATAGACAACCTCTACAACAGTCTGTACGGCAAACTTGCCAAATATCCAGATTATCTGGAGGTTTTTCCGGCGCACGGCATGGGGTCTCTCTGCGGCAAGGGCATGAGTTCCAAGCCCAGCTCCACTCTGGGCTTTGAGCGACGCCACAATCCCATGCTCGGATTTCCGGACCGCAAGGCATTTCATCATGCCATGAGTCAGGATTTCCCGGCCCGGCCCAAAAGCTTCACGCACATCATCGGCACCAATGCGCACGGCGCGCCCCTGCTGGAACGCTGTCCGCTGGACAGAGCCATGGAGCCCGCACAGTTCGAATCCCGCATCCTCGACGGGGCCGTGGTCGTGGACGTACGCGACGCTGCCGCCTTCAGCGGCTTCCACATTCCCGGTTCACTCAACATCGGGTTCGAACCAAGCCTTGCCAACTGGGTCGGCATGGTGGTGGATCCGAAAAGCGACCTGCTTCTGGTGGTTGATTCCAAGGAGGATTACGACCGGATGACCACGGAGCTGCACCGCATCGGCTACGACAACATTCACGGGTACCTGACTGGCGGAATCATGGCGTGGGTATACAGCGGCCGTCCCGTGGACAGACTCTCCCAGATCACGGCGCAACTGTTCAAAGGCATGATGGATGACGGCGAGGCCAAAAGCATTGTCGACGTGCGCACTCCGGCCGAAGTTCAGGGAGGCGGAATCCCCGGAGCCGTGCACATTCCTCTGGCCGACATCCTCGAAGGCAAGCACGACCTGCCCGAGGATGGCAGTCATGTCCTGTATTGCGCGACCGGCTACCGTTCCAATATCGCGGCATCCTACCTGCAACGCCACGGATTCTGGAATGTTCAGGCTCTGGCGGGCGGTTTTCTGGCCTGGAGCCGGGCAGGGTATCCCACGAAATGA